AAGAGCGCAGACGACCTCCCCCGAGTGCTCCAGCGCGTGCTGCGCCAGGCCGAGGCGTCCTACCCGGACCGTTCCCACCGGATCTGGGAGGTCTGGGACACAGCCGTGGGCCCCGATGTGGCGGCGCGCAGCCGCCCCCTGTCCCTTCGCTCGGGGCGCCTCACGGTGGCCGTGGAGAGCCCGGCGTGGATGCAGCAGCTCTCCTTTCTGCGCGAAACCATGCGCGATGCCGTCAACCGCGCCCTGGGCGAGGACCTGGTGCGGGAGGTGCGGCTGCGCATCGCCGA
The sequence above is a segment of the Thermodesulfobacteriota bacterium genome. Coding sequences within it:
- a CDS encoding DUF721 domain-containing protein, translated to MPKSADDLPRVLQRVLRQAEASYPDRSHRIWEVWDTAVGPDVAARSRPLSLRSGRLTVAVESPAWMQQLSFLRETMRDAVNRALGEDLVREVRLRIAEAEPPAPPPRDPARPPPWLAREVPAEVAAAVDREVASIRDPELREAVRQTRLRAEQMRRFREDPGDAPPRASSARPKRGGRAGS